In one window of Pseudoalteromonas espejiana DSM 9414 DNA:
- the hemW gene encoding radical SAM family heme chaperone HemW, translating to MNLPPLSLYVHVPWCVQKCPYCDFNSHGQKGDIPEVEYVQHLIDDLKADLHLVQGRKIHSIFIGGGTPSLLTGDAYTRLLKEVDSLIGLSDDCEITLEANPGTVETGRFKDYVKAGINRISIGVQSMQNDKLKALGRIHGADEANYAAEQAKQAGLNSFNLDLMHGLPGQSLDDALSDLKKIIALNPPHISWYQLTIEPNTQFASKPPTLPQDETLWDIQEQGQALLAQAGYIQYEISGYAKLGFQCQHNLNYWRFGDYLGIGCGAHGKVTDVKSGIITRTEKVKHPRGYMDMLKPYLYKSWQVEQDDLAFEFFMNRFRLVEPCPIEDYSALTNQPLQSQQEALTKAIDAGLLIQENGHWQVSLKGHRFLNDLLELFV from the coding sequence GTGAATCTTCCACCACTGAGCTTATACGTGCACGTACCTTGGTGCGTGCAAAAATGTCCCTACTGCGACTTTAATAGCCACGGGCAAAAAGGCGACATCCCTGAAGTTGAATATGTTCAGCACTTAATAGACGACTTAAAAGCCGACTTACATTTAGTACAAGGGCGTAAAATTCACAGTATTTTTATAGGTGGCGGTACACCGAGCTTATTAACGGGTGATGCTTACACCCGTTTACTTAAAGAAGTTGATAGCCTAATTGGCTTAAGTGATGACTGCGAAATAACCCTTGAGGCAAATCCTGGCACCGTAGAAACCGGGCGCTTTAAAGATTATGTAAAAGCAGGCATTAACCGTATTTCTATTGGCGTGCAAAGCATGCAAAACGACAAGTTAAAAGCACTTGGCCGTATTCATGGTGCCGATGAAGCAAACTACGCTGCAGAGCAAGCTAAGCAAGCCGGATTAAATAGCTTTAACCTTGATTTAATGCATGGCTTACCAGGGCAAAGCCTTGACGATGCACTGAGCGATTTAAAAAAGATTATTGCTTTAAATCCACCGCATATATCTTGGTATCAACTTACTATTGAGCCAAATACACAGTTTGCTTCAAAACCGCCCACTCTACCGCAAGATGAAACCCTATGGGATATTCAAGAGCAAGGCCAAGCATTACTTGCCCAAGCTGGTTATATTCAATACGAAATATCGGGCTATGCCAAACTAGGCTTTCAATGCCAACATAACTTGAATTATTGGCGTTTTGGCGATTATCTCGGAATTGGTTGTGGTGCACATGGTAAGGTAACTGATGTAAAAAGCGGCATTATTACACGTACTGAAAAGGTTAAGCATCCACGTGGTTATATGGATATGCTTAAACCCTACTTGTATAAAAGCTGGCAAGTGGAACAAGACGATTTAGCCTTTGAATTTTTTATGAATCGTTTTCGCCTTGTTGAGCCTTGCCCAATTGAAGATTACAGTGCGCTGACTAATCAGCCATTACAAAGCCAGCAAGAGGCTTTAACAAAAGCTATAGACGCAGGATTATTAATACAAGAAAACGGCCACTGGCAAGTAAGCCTTAAAGGGCACCGTTTTTTAAATGACCTGCTAGAATTGTTCGTGTAG
- a CDS encoding XTP/dITP diphosphatase yields the protein MTKTLVLATGNPGKVNELANMLSPLSINVVPQSDFNVGEVAETGTTFVENAIIKARHAAKITGMPAIADDSGLEVDGLNGAPGVYSARFAGERASDQDNIDKLLNDLGDNLNRKARFWCVLVLMRHADDPTPLICSASWEGEITQTQNGEGGFGYDPVFFVAEQNCTSAELTKEQKNAVSHRGQALKKLLLELQSKGGL from the coding sequence ATGACTAAAACATTAGTGCTTGCCACAGGCAACCCAGGCAAAGTAAACGAGCTGGCAAATATGCTCAGCCCACTGAGTATTAACGTGGTTCCACAAAGCGACTTTAATGTAGGCGAAGTGGCCGAAACCGGCACCACCTTTGTAGAAAATGCCATAATTAAAGCCCGTCATGCAGCTAAAATTACCGGTATGCCAGCCATAGCTGATGACTCGGGCTTAGAAGTAGATGGCTTAAATGGTGCGCCGGGGGTTTACTCTGCTCGCTTTGCAGGTGAGCGCGCAAGCGATCAAGATAACATAGACAAACTACTTAATGATTTAGGCGATAACCTAAATCGTAAAGCGCGTTTTTGGTGTGTATTAGTATTAATGCGCCACGCCGATGACCCTACCCCGCTTATTTGCAGCGCAAGCTGGGAAGGCGAAATTACACAAACCCAAAATGGCGAAGGTGGTTTTGGTTACGACCCAGTATTTTTTGTTGCTGAGCAAAACTGTACCAGCGCCGAGCTCACCAAAGAACAAAAAAATGCAGTGAGTCATCGCGGCCAAGCACTTAAAAAGTTATTACTAGAGCTACAAAGCAAAGGCGGCCTGTGA
- a CDS encoding DUF4426 domain-containing protein translates to MNRLIKLCFISFLAFAFNAQSEEMQGAQYKELGPWQVHYIAFPSTFIQPQIAKTYGLERSGYKGVVNISVLKNNSTKAAQTAKLSGTAKNLLGNKQTLTFKEVKEGDSIYYLAQVNYTNEEILRFDVEIQQGNQTQKLKFQQKFYVD, encoded by the coding sequence ATGAACCGTTTAATTAAGCTTTGCTTTATTAGTTTTTTAGCCTTTGCCTTTAATGCCCAAAGTGAAGAAATGCAAGGTGCGCAGTACAAAGAGCTCGGCCCTTGGCAAGTGCATTACATTGCCTTTCCTTCTACCTTTATTCAGCCGCAAATAGCCAAAACATATGGCTTAGAGCGTAGCGGTTACAAAGGGGTTGTTAATATTTCAGTGTTAAAAAATAACAGCACTAAAGCAGCGCAAACGGCCAAGCTTAGCGGTACTGCAAAAAACTTACTTGGCAATAAGCAAACCCTTACTTTTAAAGAAGTAAAAGAAGGTGACTCAATTTATTACCTTGCACAAGTAAACTATACCAACGAAGAAATTTTACGTTTTGATGTAGAGATTCAACAAGGTAATCAGACTCAAAAGCTGAAATTTCAGCAAAAATTTTACGTAGATTAA
- a CDS encoding YggT family protein, with the protein MNAMQFLISTLFDLFLMVVLLRFWLQWAKADFYNPMSQFVVKATSFAVNPLRKIIPGLGGLDLASLLLAFIVAVAKISTLMLVIYGAWAAQPVFIQALITVLKEGLNLVFWVLIIRAILSWVSQGYNPIEAVFHQLTEPMLKPLRKIIPPMGGLDLSVLVLIIGIQFLQMLLMDFLA; encoded by the coding sequence ATGAATGCCATGCAATTTTTGATCAGTACCCTGTTTGATTTATTTTTAATGGTGGTGCTACTGCGTTTTTGGCTACAGTGGGCAAAAGCCGACTTTTACAACCCAATGAGCCAGTTTGTGGTTAAAGCAACGTCGTTTGCAGTAAACCCTTTACGTAAAATTATACCAGGGCTAGGCGGGCTCGATTTAGCCTCACTATTGCTGGCATTTATTGTAGCTGTTGCCAAAATTAGTACTTTAATGTTGGTAATTTACGGCGCATGGGCTGCGCAACCTGTGTTTATTCAGGCCCTAATTACCGTATTAAAAGAAGGCTTAAACTTAGTATTTTGGGTATTAATTATTCGCGCAATTTTAAGCTGGGTAAGCCAAGGTTATAATCCAATTGAAGCTGTATTCCACCAGCTTACTGAGCCAATGCTCAAGCCACTTCGTAAAATTATTCCACCAATGGGTGGTTTAGATTTATCGGTGCTTGTATTAATTATTGGTATTCAGTTTTTACAAATGCTGTTAATGGACTTTTTAGCCTAA
- the proC gene encoding pyrroline-5-carboxylate reductase encodes MSDKTIAFIGTGNMSYAIIGGMVKNGFNANNIIATNRNQEKLAKVADDFKVKTTSDNNEALRDADVIVLSVKPQMMGDLCKSFQDSGIDFSDKLFISVAAGLTVKRLREMLGQNVKMVRCMPNTPSLLGRGVSGLFGADETAEEHNFVQQVFECTGIVVWVEQESQINDVIAVTGSSPAYFFLFMEAIEEKAKALGFNDEDARRLVQQTALGAAEMALSQPEISISQLRANVTSKGGTTHAAVEHLKDEGLVQTVSDAMDACIARAMQMEKEL; translated from the coding sequence ATGTCAGATAAAACAATCGCATTTATAGGCACAGGTAACATGAGCTACGCCATTATTGGCGGCATGGTAAAAAACGGTTTTAACGCTAATAATATTATTGCGACAAACCGCAACCAAGAAAAGCTTGCAAAGGTAGCAGACGATTTCAAGGTGAAAACCACCAGCGACAATAACGAAGCCTTACGCGATGCTGATGTCATTGTATTGTCTGTTAAGCCACAAATGATGGGCGATTTATGTAAATCGTTTCAAGATTCGGGTATCGACTTTAGCGATAAACTGTTTATTTCGGTGGCGGCGGGTTTAACCGTTAAGCGCTTACGCGAAATGCTTGGCCAAAACGTTAAAATGGTACGTTGTATGCCAAATACGCCATCATTACTTGGCCGTGGGGTATCAGGTTTATTTGGTGCAGACGAAACAGCTGAAGAACACAATTTTGTACAACAAGTATTTGAGTGTACCGGTATTGTGGTGTGGGTTGAGCAAGAGTCACAAATTAACGATGTAATTGCAGTAACCGGCTCATCACCAGCTTACTTTTTCTTATTTATGGAAGCCATAGAAGAAAAAGCAAAAGCACTTGGTTTTAACGATGAAGATGCGCGTCGTTTAGTGCAGCAAACCGCACTCGGTGCAGCCGAAATGGCCCTTAGCCAACCAGAGATAAGCATTTCGCAATTGCGCGCTAATGTAACCTCTAAAGGCGGCACTACCCATGCAGCTGTTGAGCATTTAAAAGATGAAGGCTTAGTACAAACAGTTAGCGATGCAATGGATGCGTGTATTGCGCGTGCGATGCAAATGGAAAAAGAACTTTAA
- a CDS encoding YggS family pyridoxal phosphate-dependent enzyme, with protein MTPQLTDKYMVTIAERLTSAYARIANAANNAKRSSNEITLLAVSKTKPSDDIIAAYEHGQRQFGESYVQEAVDKIAQLHTFSDIIWHFIGPIQSNKSALVAANFDWVQSVDRVKIAKRLNTQRPADKAPLNVLIQVNISAEEAKSGCSIEQIPELAEFIDHSEQLTLRGLMAIPAKSDNPNEQTQSFEQLQTCFDKLKAQYPHIDTLSMGMSNDVEAAINTGSTMVRIGTDIFGTRT; from the coding sequence ATGACTCCACAACTAACTGATAAATATATGGTTACAATAGCAGAACGACTCACATCCGCCTACGCTAGAATTGCTAACGCGGCAAATAATGCCAAGCGTAGTAGTAACGAAATTACACTACTGGCGGTATCTAAAACAAAGCCTAGCGACGATATTATTGCTGCTTACGAGCATGGCCAACGCCAATTTGGTGAGTCATATGTTCAAGAGGCTGTAGATAAAATAGCTCAACTACACACATTTAGCGATATCATTTGGCATTTCATTGGCCCAATTCAATCAAATAAAAGCGCGCTTGTTGCCGCTAATTTTGACTGGGTACAAAGCGTTGATAGAGTAAAAATAGCAAAGCGCTTAAATACTCAACGCCCCGCTGATAAAGCCCCTTTAAACGTGCTTATTCAAGTAAATATAAGCGCAGAGGAGGCTAAATCAGGTTGTAGTATTGAGCAAATACCTGAACTTGCCGAATTTATTGACCACAGTGAGCAGCTTACTCTGCGTGGTTTAATGGCAATTCCGGCTAAAAGCGACAATCCAAACGAGCAAACTCAATCTTTTGAGCAATTACAAACTTGCTTTGATAAACTAAAGGCCCAATATCCTCATATAGATACGTTGTCGATGGGGATGAGCAATGATGTTGAAGCCGCTATTAATACAGGCTCAACCATGGTGAGGATCGGCACAGACATTTTTGGAACTCGAACTTAA
- a CDS encoding type IV pilus twitching motility protein PilT, which yields MDITELLAFSVQHKASDLHLSSGVSPMIRVDGDVRRINIPALADKDVNSLVYDIMNDNQRKDYEQNLEVDFSFEVPNLARFRVNAFNSNRGPAAVFRTIPSDVLTLEDLGAPDIFKTISDNPRGLVLVTGPTGSGKSTTLAAMVDYINQTKHHHILTIEDPIEFVHDNKLSLINQREVHRDTHSFSNALRSALREDPDVILVGELRDLETIRLAMTAAETGHLVFGTLHTTSAPKTIDRIIDVFPGEEKDMVRSMLSESLRAVISQTLLKKIGGGRVAAHEIMIGVPAIRNLIREDKIAQMYSSIQTGASHGMQTMDQCLNNLVNHGIVTTAAAKEKAQDKTQFGG from the coding sequence ATGGATATTACCGAATTATTAGCGTTTAGTGTGCAACACAAAGCATCCGATTTACACTTATCGTCGGGTGTTTCACCTATGATACGCGTAGATGGTGATGTTCGCCGCATTAATATACCTGCACTTGCAGACAAAGACGTAAACAGCCTTGTATACGACATTATGAACGATAATCAACGTAAGGACTACGAACAAAACCTAGAAGTGGATTTTTCGTTTGAAGTACCTAACCTTGCGCGTTTTCGTGTGAATGCATTTAACTCAAACCGTGGCCCTGCGGCAGTATTTCGTACTATCCCAAGCGATGTACTTACGCTGGAAGATTTAGGTGCCCCCGATATTTTTAAAACAATTTCAGATAACCCGCGTGGATTGGTATTGGTTACAGGCCCAACGGGTTCGGGTAAGTCAACAACACTTGCGGCTATGGTTGATTACATAAATCAAACAAAACATCACCATATCCTCACTATAGAAGACCCAATCGAATTTGTTCACGACAATAAACTAAGCCTGATTAACCAGCGTGAAGTACACCGTGATACGCACAGTTTTTCTAATGCACTTCGTAGTGCGCTGCGTGAAGACCCCGATGTAATACTCGTTGGTGAGCTACGTGATTTAGAAACAATTCGCCTTGCTATGACCGCAGCAGAAACGGGTCACCTAGTATTTGGTACATTGCATACTACATCAGCGCCAAAAACCATTGACCGTATTATTGACGTATTCCCAGGTGAAGAAAAAGACATGGTGCGTTCAATGCTTTCTGAGTCGTTACGTGCAGTAATTTCGCAAACACTGCTTAAAAAAATTGGCGGTGGGCGTGTGGCTGCGCACGAAATTATGATTGGTGTTCCAGCTATTCGTAACTTAATTCGTGAGGATAAAATAGCGCAAATGTATTCGTCTATTCAAACGGGTGCATCGCATGGCATGCAAACTATGGATCAATGTTTAAATAATTTGGTTAATCACGGCATAGTAACAACCGCCGCTGCCAAAGAAAAAGCCCAAGACAAAACACAGTTTGGTGGCTAA
- a CDS encoding PilT/PilU family type 4a pilus ATPase produces MNLSLNHFLLIMIEKKGSDLFVSSQLPVSAKINGELIALSDDKLTDEQALQLVESAMSDKQKNEFHTTKECNFAIATDEGRFRISAFWQRDRAGMVIRRIVTQIPDVSDLGLPSTLTDVIMAKRGLVLFVGGTGTGKSTSLAALIGYRNRNQRGHILTIEDPIEFVHEHRKSIITQREVGLDTDSFESALKSSLRQAPDVILIGEIRSQETMEYALSFAETGHLCVATLHANNANQAIDRIMHLVPKEKHDKLKYDLALNLRAIVAQQLIPTSDGEGRVAAIEILLNSPMVAELIKSGDIGGIKEAMSKSKEMGMQTFDQALFELYKQQRINYADALHHADSPNDLRLMIKLRNNEQQGAGFLQGVTIDGLDDKNGN; encoded by the coding sequence ATGAATTTATCTTTAAACCACTTTTTACTCATTATGATTGAGAAAAAAGGCTCTGACTTATTTGTATCAAGCCAGTTGCCTGTCAGCGCTAAAATTAATGGCGAACTAATCGCGTTAAGCGACGATAAGCTAACTGACGAACAGGCTTTACAGCTTGTTGAGTCTGCCATGAGCGACAAGCAAAAAAATGAGTTTCATACCACCAAAGAGTGTAACTTTGCGATAGCCACAGACGAAGGGCGTTTTCGTATTTCGGCTTTTTGGCAGCGCGACAGAGCAGGCATGGTTATTCGCCGAATAGTAACGCAAATACCTGATGTAAGCGATTTAGGGCTGCCTTCAACACTTACCGATGTAATTATGGCAAAGCGTGGCTTGGTGTTGTTTGTGGGTGGTACAGGTACCGGTAAATCAACCTCATTAGCTGCATTAATTGGCTATAGAAACCGGAATCAGCGTGGTCACATTTTAACAATAGAAGACCCTATTGAGTTTGTTCATGAGCATCGTAAAAGTATTATTACTCAGCGCGAAGTAGGCCTAGATACCGACAGCTTTGAATCGGCACTTAAAAGCTCACTACGCCAAGCTCCCGATGTAATATTAATTGGTGAAATACGTTCGCAAGAAACCATGGAATATGCACTGAGCTTTGCTGAAACCGGCCACTTATGTGTAGCCACATTGCATGCTAATAACGCAAACCAAGCCATTGACCGTATTATGCATTTAGTGCCTAAAGAAAAGCACGACAAGCTTAAGTACGATTTAGCGCTTAACTTACGCGCTATTGTAGCGCAGCAGCTTATTCCTACCTCAGATGGGGAAGGGCGTGTTGCCGCCATTGAAATATTATTAAACTCACCCATGGTGGCAGAGCTAATAAAAAGTGGCGATATTGGCGGCATTAAAGAGGCTATGTCTAAGTCTAAAGAAATGGGCATGCAAACCTTTGACCAAGCACTGTTTGAGCTATATAAACAGCAACGTATTAATTACGCTGATGCGCTGCATCATGCCGACTCGCCAAACGATTTACGCTTGATGATTAAACTGCGCAATAACGAGCAGCAAGGCGCAGGCTTTTTACAAGGTGTAACCATAGATGGGTTAGATGATAAAAACGGTAATTAA
- the ruvX gene encoding Holliday junction resolvase RuvX translates to MTKKTLKPQGERTVMGFDFGTKSIGIAIGQELTGSASSLKAVKAQDGIPNWDHIAVQVKEWQPDLMVVGLPLNMDGTSQEVTFKAKKFANRLHNHYGIPVQTQDERLTTADAKARLFEHGGYKNLGKGNVDNMSAVIILESFFEASYGE, encoded by the coding sequence ATGACTAAAAAAACGCTTAAGCCGCAAGGCGAACGAACTGTTATGGGCTTTGACTTTGGTACCAAAAGCATTGGTATTGCCATAGGACAAGAGCTTACTGGCAGCGCATCTAGCCTTAAAGCTGTAAAAGCACAAGATGGTATTCCTAATTGGGACCATATTGCAGTACAAGTTAAAGAATGGCAGCCCGATTTAATGGTGGTGGGTTTGCCACTTAATATGGATGGCACCTCGCAAGAGGTAACGTTTAAAGCTAAAAAGTTTGCTAACCGATTACATAATCATTATGGCATACCGGTGCAAACGCAAGACGAGCGCCTAACTACCGCGGATGCAAAAGCACGTTTGTTTGAACACGGCGGCTATAAAAACTTAGGTAAAGGCAATGTTGATAACATGTCGGCAGTGATTATTTTAGAAAGTTTTTTTGAAGCCAGTTATGGTGAATAA
- a CDS encoding YqgE/AlgH family protein, producing MQSLENHFLIAMPSMQDPFFKRAVTYICEHNEDGAMGLVINQPIDVTVGELLDKIEIDNDKTQQAAQVAVFAGGPVKTDRGFVLHSPQPGYSASQKLSSEIMITTSKDVLANLTTAHAPEQFIITLGYSGWEQGQLEQELLDNSWLIIEADPKIIFDTPVEKRWEKAVSMLGFDISQLSSEAGHA from the coding sequence ATGCAATCATTAGAAAATCATTTTTTAATCGCAATGCCGTCGATGCAAGACCCTTTTTTTAAACGTGCCGTAACGTATATTTGTGAGCACAATGAAGATGGGGCTATGGGTTTGGTTATTAACCAACCTATTGATGTTACCGTAGGCGAGCTTTTAGATAAAATAGAAATAGATAATGACAAAACCCAGCAAGCGGCTCAAGTAGCTGTATTTGCAGGTGGGCCGGTTAAAACCGACCGTGGTTTTGTACTTCATTCACCCCAGCCTGGTTACTCTGCAAGCCAAAAGCTTAGCAGCGAGATAATGATCACCACCTCAAAAGATGTATTAGCCAATTTAACTACCGCCCACGCACCTGAACAATTTATTATTACACTAGGCTATTCAGGGTGGGAGCAAGGGCAGCTAGAGCAAGAGCTTTTAGATAATAGCTGGTTGATCATTGAAGCCGATCCGAAGATCATTTTTGATACGCCGGTTGAAAAACGCTGGGAAAAAGCCGTTTCAATGCTTGGGTTTGATATTAGTCAGCTTAGCAGTGAAGCTGGTCACGCTTAA
- the gshB gene encoding glutathione synthase, whose protein sequence is MAIKLGIISDPISGFNIKKDTGFAMMMQAQERGYEIYYMEMDDLSLRQGKSYATAAKAQVFNNTEKWYELEEKTTIALADLDVILMRKDPPFDTEYIYATYILERAEQEGTLIINKPQSLRDANEKLFTAWFSEHTPDTLVTRSQKQIREFLAQHKDIILKPLDGMGGASIFRIKENDANIGVICETLTEHGSRFAMVQNYIPEIKQGDKRVLVVDGEVIPYCLARIPQNGETRGNLAAGGRGEARPLSESDLKIAQAVAPTLKEKGLVFVGLDIIGDKLTEINVTAPTCVREIEAAYDISITGILFDAIERKLTK, encoded by the coding sequence ATGGCAATTAAGTTAGGAATTATCTCTGATCCTATTAGTGGATTTAACATTAAAAAAGACACCGGTTTTGCAATGATGATGCAAGCGCAAGAACGCGGCTACGAAATTTACTACATGGAGATGGACGACCTGTCTCTTCGTCAGGGAAAATCGTATGCAACGGCTGCCAAAGCACAAGTATTTAATAACACTGAAAAGTGGTACGAGCTTGAAGAAAAAACCACTATTGCCCTTGCCGATCTAGATGTCATTTTAATGCGTAAAGATCCGCCGTTCGACACTGAATACATTTACGCCACCTATATTCTTGAACGCGCAGAGCAAGAAGGCACGCTTATAATTAATAAGCCACAAAGCCTGCGTGATGCAAACGAAAAGCTATTTACTGCATGGTTTAGCGAACATACGCCAGATACGTTAGTTACCCGTAGCCAAAAACAAATTCGTGAATTTTTAGCACAGCATAAAGACATTATTTTAAAGCCGCTTGATGGCATGGGTGGCGCATCGATTTTTCGTATTAAAGAAAACGATGCAAACATTGGGGTTATCTGCGAAACGCTAACCGAGCACGGGAGCCGCTTTGCAATGGTGCAAAATTACATCCCAGAGATCAAACAAGGCGACAAGCGCGTATTGGTTGTTGATGGTGAAGTAATTCCGTACTGTTTAGCACGTATTCCTCAAAATGGTGAAACACGTGGTAACTTAGCAGCTGGCGGTCGCGGTGAAGCCCGTCCACTTAGCGAGTCAGATCTTAAAATAGCCCAAGCAGTTGCGCCAACACTTAAAGAAAAAGGCCTGGTGTTTGTAGGGTTAGATATTATTGGTGACAAGCTTACTGAAATTAACGTTACCGCACCAACGTGTGTACGTGAAATAGAAGCTGCGTACGATATTTCTATTACTGGTATTTTGTTTGACGCTATTGAGCGTAAACTAACAAAATAA
- the rsmE gene encoding 16S rRNA (uracil(1498)-N(3))-methyltransferase, translating into MRVPHIYQASNIALNTPVSLDDDAVGHVGRVLRMKVGEHVSIFNGEGGEYFSEIIEVTKKTVVVMPQRFDEHDVESPLKIHLGQCVSRGDKMDFTIQKSVELGITEITPIFSQRCGVKLSGDRLEKKHQQWQKIAISAAEQSGRNFVPIVHTPIDLKQWLEQQTQAIKLTLHPRAEHSIKTITVPKDGVRFLVGPEGGFTDEEMAQTKQQEFVDIRLGPRVLRTETAALTVLSALQLQFGDLAN; encoded by the coding sequence ATGCGAGTACCTCATATTTATCAGGCATCAAATATTGCCTTAAACACGCCCGTTTCTTTAGACGATGATGCAGTCGGCCATGTTGGTCGCGTACTGCGTATGAAAGTAGGCGAACATGTGTCTATTTTTAATGGCGAAGGCGGCGAATACTTCAGTGAAATTATTGAGGTAACAAAAAAAACCGTTGTTGTTATGCCACAGCGCTTTGACGAGCACGATGTAGAGTCACCTCTTAAAATTCATTTAGGGCAATGTGTATCCCGTGGAGATAAAATGGATTTTACAATTCAAAAGTCGGTTGAGCTGGGTATTACTGAAATCACTCCTATTTTTAGCCAGCGCTGCGGTGTTAAACTCAGTGGCGACCGCTTAGAGAAAAAACACCAACAATGGCAAAAAATAGCCATTTCAGCTGCTGAGCAATCGGGCCGTAACTTTGTACCAATTGTTCATACCCCTATTGATTTAAAGCAGTGGCTTGAACAACAAACGCAGGCAATTAAGCTTACTTTGCACCCGCGTGCCGAGCACAGCATTAAAACTATTACAGTGCCAAAAGATGGCGTGCGCTTTTTAGTAGGCCCAGAGGGCGGCTTTACCGATGAAGAAATGGCGCAAACTAAACAGCAAGAATTTGTAGATATTCGCTTAGGCCCACGCGTTTTACGAACAGAAACCGCCGCTTTAACGGTCCTAAGTGCATTACAGCTACAATTTGGTGATTTAGCTAATTGA